A DNA window from Mya arenaria isolate MELC-2E11 chromosome 17, ASM2691426v1 contains the following coding sequences:
- the LOC128224526 gene encoding putative nuclease HARBI1, translating to MAALFVFGQRRRKQRTFKDRISSLDHLSDVEVVDRYRLSRIAIIYLEDNLRNDLSPPTNRSQSVSSMTKVLVGLRVLSKGNFLSEVADLHGISKQTASRVLHEFVDAVNRNIDNIRFPRTQQELAEAKLGFYKRCKIANIVGAVDGTLVPIIAPKDSGEAYICRKGFHAINVMATCSHDRRFIDIVAKWPGSQHDSSVMNTSSLKEHMESERPGMLLADSGYPLTTSLLTPLANPVTPAEARYNNAQSKGRMVIEQSFGILKGRFRCLHKTGGVLSYSPEKSCAIFMACARLHNMCLDWGLTLDDAQVVDPGQDAMEAWMGQPGLQVQELRRRVVNTFV from the exons ATGGCGGCGTTGTTTGTTTTCGGccaaagaagaagaaaacaacGCACCTTTAAGGATCGCATTTCATCCTTAGATCATCTGTCAGATGTGGAGGTTGTGGACCGATATAGACTCTCACGAATCGCCATTATTTATTTGGAAGATAACCTAAGAAATGACCTTTCACCTCCTACAAACAGGTCACAATCGGTATCGTCTATGACGAAG GTGCTGGTTGGGCTTAGAGTTCTGTCTAAAGGAAATTTCTTATCAGAGGTAGCCGACCTGCACGGCATATCGAAGCAAACAGCGTCAAGGGTGTTGCATGAGTTTGTAGACGCTGTAAATCgaaatattgacaatataag ATTTCCAAGAACACAACAAGAATTGGCAGAAGCAAAACTTGGCTTCTACAAAAGATGCAAAATTGCCAATATCGTAG gtGCAGTCGACGGAACACTCGTCCCTATCATTGCCCCGAAAGACAGTGGCGAAGCCTACATATGCCGGAAAGGATTCCATGCTATAAATGTGATGGCTACATGTAGCCACGACAGAAG GTTCATCGACATTGTCGCCAAGTGGCCAGGGTCGCAGCATGATTCTTCTGTCATGAACACCTCGTCGTTGAAG GAACACATGGAGAGTGAGAGGCCAGGGATGCTGCTGGCTGATAGCGGTTATCCACTCACTACCAGCCTGCTAACTCCGCTTGCTAATCCCGTAACGCCTGCTGAAGCAAGATATAACAACGCGCAGAGCAAGGGAAGGATGGTTATCGAGCAGAGTTTTGGAATCCTGAAAGGAAGGTTTCG ATGTCTCCACAAAACCGGCGGTGTGTTGAGTTACAGTCCCGAAAAGTCGTGTGCAATTTTTATGGCATGTGCCAGGTTGCACAATATGTGTTTGGATTGGGGTCTGACACTGGACGATGCCCAAGTAGTGGACCCAGGCCAAGATGCTATGGAGGCCTGGATGGGACAACCAGGCTTGCAGGTGCAAGAACTGCGACGACGAGTTGTGAACACTTTTGTGTGA
- the LOC128223090 gene encoding nuclear apoptosis-inducing factor 1-like isoform X3: protein MSLSGKEKKRGPNWTIEERNTLIELCRASTNTLKMNWGEVADRVNSIGGNSRVAPEVKKKWTDMKSNVKRKAQQERTESRQTGNGLKTINLDSWEEMVLTTIPKVSVDGIPGGVQCGVSSNQESNKEEEEEEEEKDMIQGAAANVKDRSSSVKFSSCNATGGSTSNLQLRMVMAQEQQNSILSSIDSTLKKMLEYQKEKSVDLLHFEY, encoded by the exons ATGTCTTTAAGCGGAAAAGAAAAGAAGCGAGGGCCAAACTGGACGATAGAAGAAAGAAATACGCTTATAGAGCTATGCCGGGCCAGTACAAACACACTCAAAATGAACTGGGGAGAAGTGGCTGACAG GGTGAACAGTATCGGGGGAAACTCCAGAGTCGCCCCTGAGGTTAAAAAGAAGTGGACTGATATGAAG AGCAATGTAAAGAGGAAGGCGCAGCAAGAACGGACAGAAAGCAGGCAGACAGGAAATGGGTTGAAGACTATAAATCTAGATTCTTGGGAGGAAATG GTATTGACAACCATTCCAAAGGTGTCAGTTGATGGCATTCCTGGAGGCGTGCAGTGCGGGGTTTCTTCAAACCAGGAATCGAATAAAG aagaagaagaagaagaagaagaaaaagacaTGATCCAGGGAGCAGCAGCTAATGTGAAAGACCGCTCATCATCAGTAAAGTTTT CTTCTTGTAATGCAACAGGGGGTTCCACATCAAATCTTCAACTGCGAATGGTGATGGCCCAGGAGCAACAAAACAGTATTCTGTCATCAATAGATTCTACATTGAagaaaatgttagaataccaaaaAGAAAAATCCGTTGACCTTctacattttgaatattaa
- the LOC128223090 gene encoding nuclear apoptosis-inducing factor 1-like isoform X2, whose translation MSLSGKEKKRGPNWTIEERNTLIELCRASTNTLKMNWGEVADRVNSIGGNSRVAPEVKKKWTDMKSNVKRKAQQERTESRQTGNGLKTINLDSWEEMVLTTIPKVSVDGIPGGVQCGVSSNQESNKEEEEEEEEEEKDMIQGAAANVKDRSSSVKFSSCNATGGSTSNLQLRMVMAQEQQNSILSSIDSTLKKMLEYQKEKSVDLLHFEY comes from the exons ATGTCTTTAAGCGGAAAAGAAAAGAAGCGAGGGCCAAACTGGACGATAGAAGAAAGAAATACGCTTATAGAGCTATGCCGGGCCAGTACAAACACACTCAAAATGAACTGGGGAGAAGTGGCTGACAG GGTGAACAGTATCGGGGGAAACTCCAGAGTCGCCCCTGAGGTTAAAAAGAAGTGGACTGATATGAAG AGCAATGTAAAGAGGAAGGCGCAGCAAGAACGGACAGAAAGCAGGCAGACAGGAAATGGGTTGAAGACTATAAATCTAGATTCTTGGGAGGAAATG GTATTGACAACCATTCCAAAGGTGTCAGTTGATGGCATTCCTGGAGGCGTGCAGTGCGGGGTTTCTTCAAACCAGGAATCGAATAAAG aagaagaagaagaagaagaagaagaagaaaaagacaTGATCCAGGGAGCAGCAGCTAATGTGAAAGACCGCTCATCATCAGTAAAGTTTT CTTCTTGTAATGCAACAGGGGGTTCCACATCAAATCTTCAACTGCGAATGGTGATGGCCCAGGAGCAACAAAACAGTATTCTGTCATCAATAGATTCTACATTGAagaaaatgttagaataccaaaaAGAAAAATCCGTTGACCTTctacattttgaatattaa
- the LOC128224881 gene encoding uncharacterized protein LOC128224881, which translates to MKILSVIPEEMVTGVAGGVDVFEDSCKPPAVKKYRPSEPSGSTFTANCSTHHDISISEAEANGKEDSNTESRPTPSKRNDIAHQMLEEQKKQNEFLAMINFNLAELVSLKRTEVQILSEKHLNKTFF; encoded by the exons ATGAAG aTCCTGAGTGTAATCCCCGAGGAAATGGTAACAGGGGTTGCTGGTGGAGTGGATGTTTTCGAAG ACTCATGCAAGCCTCCTGCTGTCAAAAAGTATAGGCCATCTGAGCCTTCAGGGTCAACTTTCACCGCCAACTGTTCAACGCATCATG ACATAAGTATCAGTGAGGCAGAGGCCAATGGCAAAGAAGACAGTAACACAG AATCAAGACCTACACCATCAAAAAGAAATGACATTGCTCATCAGATGCTTGAAgagcaaaagaaacaaaacgaGTTCCTGGCAATGATTAATTTCAACCTTGCAGAACTTGTGAGCTTGAAGAGGACAGAAGTCCAAATTCTGTCAGAAAAACATCtgaacaagacatttttttaa
- the LOC128223090 gene encoding nuclear apoptosis-inducing factor 1-like isoform X1 yields MSLSGKEKKRGPNWTIEERNTLIELCRASTNTLKMNWGEVADRVNSIGGNSRVAPEVKKKWTDMKSNVKRKAQQERTESRQTGNGLKTINLDSWEEMVLTTIPKVSVDGIPGGVQCGVSSNQESNKEEEEEEEEEEEKDMIQGAAANVKDRSSSVKFSSCNATGGSTSNLQLRMVMAQEQQNSILSSIDSTLKKMLEYQKEKSVDLLHFEY; encoded by the exons ATGTCTTTAAGCGGAAAAGAAAAGAAGCGAGGGCCAAACTGGACGATAGAAGAAAGAAATACGCTTATAGAGCTATGCCGGGCCAGTACAAACACACTCAAAATGAACTGGGGAGAAGTGGCTGACAG GGTGAACAGTATCGGGGGAAACTCCAGAGTCGCCCCTGAGGTTAAAAAGAAGTGGACTGATATGAAG AGCAATGTAAAGAGGAAGGCGCAGCAAGAACGGACAGAAAGCAGGCAGACAGGAAATGGGTTGAAGACTATAAATCTAGATTCTTGGGAGGAAATG GTATTGACAACCATTCCAAAGGTGTCAGTTGATGGCATTCCTGGAGGCGTGCAGTGCGGGGTTTCTTCAAACCAGGAATCGAATAAAG aagaagaagaagaagaagaagaagaagaagaaaaagacaTGATCCAGGGAGCAGCAGCTAATGTGAAAGACCGCTCATCATCAGTAAAGTTTT CTTCTTGTAATGCAACAGGGGGTTCCACATCAAATCTTCAACTGCGAATGGTGATGGCCCAGGAGCAACAAAACAGTATTCTGTCATCAATAGATTCTACATTGAagaaaatgttagaataccaaaaAGAAAAATCCGTTGACCTTctacattttgaatattaa
- the LOC128223115 gene encoding uncharacterized protein LOC128223115 — protein sequence MKSNVKRKAQQERTESRQTGNGLKTINLDSWEEMVLTTIPKVSVDGIPGGVQCGVSSIQESNTEEEEEEEEEEEEEEKDMIQGAAANVKDRSSSVKFSSCNATGGSTSNLQLRMVMAQEQQNSILSSIDSTLKKMLEYQKEKSVDLLHFEY from the exons ATGAAG AGCAATGTAAAGAGGAAGGCGCAGCAAGAACGGACAGAAAGCAGGCAGACAGGAAATGGGTTGAAGACTATAAATCTGGATTCTTGGGAGGAAATG GTATTGACAACCATTCCAAAGGTGTCAGTTGATGGCATTCCTGGAGGCGTGCAGTGCGGGGTTTCTTCAATCCAGGAATCGAATACAG aagaagaagaagaagaagaagaagaagaagaagaagaagaaaaagacaTGATCCAGGGAGCAGCAGCTAATGTGAAAGACCGCTCATCATCAGTAAAGTTTT CTTCTTGTAATGCAACAGGGGGTTCCACATCAAATCTTCAACTGCGAATGGTGATGGCCCAGGAGCAACAAAACAGTATTCTGTCATCAATAGATTCTACATTGAagaaaatgttagaataccaaaaAGAAAAATCCGTTGACCTTctacattttgaatattaa